Proteins co-encoded in one Cytophaga hutchinsonii ATCC 33406 genomic window:
- a CDS encoding Y-family DNA polymerase, with protein sequence MYALIDCNCFYVSCERVFRPDLRQQPVVVLSNNDGCVISRSDEAKAIGVKMGEPFFKMKELVRNGKVTAFSSNYTLYGDLSDRVMKTLASIVPDIEVYSIDEAFLHLNESHTDLETLGHTIRNTVKQHTGIPVGVGIAPTKTLAKLANRLSKKTGGVHIIYPDNIQEKLNACALQDVWGIGRRNAKRLQANYVDTIEQFVNQREEWVRQHFSVIGLRTYKELKGIPCIDMEDELTEKKSICTSRSFGELQNTFASIQEAIATHAASCAEKLRKQKCAAAGMYVSLSKSRFTDQEGDKYFGTYIKLPQATNNTATLIQYASKGLELLFKKDVYYKKCGVTVIDIVPEEKIQLNLFEPQKNARLHALEDTIDKLNQKLGKNVLRQAIQGNDNNTWKLRCENMSPNYTTRIGEILVVHVGNK encoded by the coding sequence ATGTACGCATTAATCGACTGCAACTGTTTCTACGTTTCCTGTGAACGTGTCTTCCGTCCCGACCTGCGGCAGCAGCCGGTTGTTGTGCTTTCTAACAACGACGGCTGTGTGATCTCGCGTTCCGATGAAGCTAAAGCAATCGGTGTTAAAATGGGTGAACCATTTTTTAAAATGAAAGAGCTGGTGCGTAATGGTAAGGTGACTGCTTTCTCTTCAAACTATACGCTGTATGGGGATCTGTCTGATCGTGTAATGAAAACGCTTGCTTCCATTGTGCCGGATATAGAAGTCTATTCCATTGATGAAGCATTTTTGCATCTGAATGAGAGCCATACGGATTTAGAAACACTTGGCCATACCATTCGCAATACAGTTAAACAGCATACCGGAATCCCGGTAGGCGTGGGCATTGCGCCAACCAAGACACTCGCCAAGCTGGCGAACCGTCTTTCAAAAAAAACAGGCGGCGTACATATTATTTATCCGGATAATATTCAGGAAAAGCTGAATGCGTGCGCACTGCAGGATGTATGGGGCATCGGCAGGCGGAATGCGAAACGGCTGCAGGCAAATTATGTTGATACCATTGAGCAGTTTGTGAATCAGCGCGAAGAATGGGTACGCCAGCATTTTTCAGTGATCGGGCTGCGTACATATAAGGAATTAAAAGGAATTCCGTGCATTGATATGGAAGATGAATTGACGGAAAAAAAATCCATCTGTACTTCACGTTCATTCGGTGAACTGCAGAATACATTTGCCTCTATCCAGGAAGCTATAGCCACACACGCTGCCAGCTGTGCCGAGAAATTACGCAAACAAAAATGTGCCGCAGCCGGTATGTATGTGTCCTTATCAAAAAGCCGCTTTACCGACCAGGAAGGCGATAAATATTTTGGCACCTACATTAAATTACCACAGGCAACCAACAATACAGCCACGTTGATTCAATATGCTTCAAAAGGGTTAGAGCTCTTGTTTAAGAAAGATGTCTATTATAAAAAATGTGGCGTAACCGTTATTGATATTGTTCCCGAAGAAAAGATCCAGTTAAATTTATTCGAACCCCAAAAGAATGCGCGGTTGCATGCATTGGAAGACACGATTGATAAACTGAATCAGAAACTGGGAAAGAATGTCCTTCGGCAAGCCATACAAGGTAATGATAACAATACCTGGAAGCTGCGCTGTGAAAACATGTCGCCCAACTATACGACCAGGATAGGGGAGATACTGGTCGTGCATGTAGGTAATAAGTAA
- the der gene encoding ribosome biogenesis GTPase Der: protein MSNIVAIVGRPNVGKSTFFNRLVGARIAIMDDESGVTRDRHYGEAEWCGKFFTVIDTGGYVTGSDDIFEGQIRDQVDIAIDEADVILFLVDSDVGVHHLDQEFANKIRRSKKPVILVANKSDNNKRLHMSAEFYELGMGEVWPISSQNGTGTGELLDEVISHFKDEGEEDPNKGIPRIAVLGRPNAGKSSYVNALLGTNRSIVTDQAGTTRDSITSHYNVFGKEFIFVDTAGIRKKSRIKEDVEYYSILRSVKALEESDVCVIMIDAERGIESQDMNIIWMAHNNKKGIVILVNKWDLIEKDSKTAQVFQENIREALKPIDYPLIMFISVLNKQRLFQSVEAIMKVYENRGKRIPTSELNDKILKEIDYNPPPATKQKYVKIKYVTQLPTKSPTFAFFCNLPQYVGESYSRFLEHKIRGYFDFEGVPISIVYRKK, encoded by the coding sequence ATGTCAAATATAGTAGCCATAGTTGGTAGACCCAATGTTGGTAAATCAACGTTTTTCAATCGTTTAGTAGGCGCACGTATTGCCATCATGGATGATGAGAGCGGGGTAACACGTGATCGCCATTACGGCGAAGCAGAATGGTGTGGTAAATTCTTTACCGTAATCGATACCGGCGGATATGTAACAGGTTCGGATGATATATTCGAAGGACAGATCAGGGACCAGGTGGATATTGCCATTGATGAGGCAGATGTTATTTTGTTTCTGGTAGATTCTGATGTAGGTGTGCACCACCTGGACCAGGAGTTTGCCAACAAAATCAGACGTTCTAAAAAACCGGTGATACTGGTTGCCAATAAATCTGACAACAACAAGCGCTTACATATGAGTGCCGAGTTCTATGAACTTGGAATGGGTGAGGTATGGCCTATTTCTTCTCAAAACGGAACGGGTACAGGTGAATTGTTAGATGAAGTGATCTCGCACTTTAAAGACGAAGGTGAAGAAGATCCCAACAAAGGCATTCCAAGAATTGCTGTATTGGGTCGTCCAAACGCAGGTAAATCTTCCTATGTGAACGCTTTGTTAGGTACCAACCGTAGTATTGTAACCGATCAGGCAGGTACAACAAGAGATTCCATTACCTCTCACTATAATGTATTTGGTAAGGAATTCATATTTGTAGATACGGCAGGTATCCGCAAGAAATCCAGAATCAAAGAAGACGTAGAATATTATTCCATCTTACGTTCGGTTAAAGCGCTGGAAGAATCAGATGTGTGTGTGATCATGATCGATGCCGAGCGTGGCATTGAGTCGCAGGACATGAACATTATCTGGATGGCGCATAACAATAAAAAAGGCATTGTAATCCTTGTCAATAAATGGGATTTGATCGAAAAGGATTCAAAGACGGCGCAGGTGTTCCAGGAGAATATCCGTGAGGCATTAAAGCCGATTGATTACCCGTTGATTATGTTCATCTCTGTATTAAACAAGCAGCGTTTGTTCCAGTCTGTGGAGGCAATCATGAAGGTGTATGAAAACAGAGGGAAACGAATTCCAACTTCTGAATTGAACGATAAGATCCTGAAGGAAATAGATTATAATCCGCCTCCTGCTACAAAACAGAAATATGTGAAGATTAAATATGTAACACAGTTGCCGACAAAATCCCCAACGTTTGCATTCTTCTGTAATCTCCCTCAATATGTGGGTGAGTCTTACTCCCGTTTTCTGGAGCATAAGATCCGCGGATACTTCGATTTTGAAGGCGTGCCGATCTCTATTGTATACAGAAAGAAATAA
- a CDS encoding T9SS type A sorting domain-containing protein encodes MEKIIVAACMLLVTFFVSAESIDLGPDDIKNTHADPCTAPVIIVQPRPVNGGKCLNFLPQLIVDALNASSYQWYKNDTPIDGATQYVYSFNSSDDSTDVFRVDVINACATIISQTTRATGLPYVLPYMIINASQTAVGIGQSITFTTEQLTYGGSSPEYRWMVNYSYVEGATNDTFVLQSPVDNDRVYCAVKTNYPCAVPSEFLVGPITVTVYSSIGAGIISSDQTVCHTGLPDPIIEISPVTGETANTTYNWQVSPDGVDSWTDIPGATETDYAPQIPVIADAYYRRVVKDDSYPELKNMAVSNVVAITVTPLVTPHVSIAGFGNSIPLCTPINLSAHATNGGFEPSYRWMKNGVTIDWIQNYPVLIEDNYAAGDIFTCEMTSSLACVTISKVVSNPIEAIVQAYPSVSISLHTQTTLTDGQAIILKAVSEESPYFLEYTWYKNGQIIGDQTETLSTTYKSGDVYTVKMNVTYFCPKTYTVVSEPLILGSDFSTAITGPVSVFPNQTGVHYSVPQRVGMTYYWTVPDNADIVSGQGTHSIVVDFGVNANTFSANQRTAINNAITVKETNANAVSSTLALQVSIITATRDSKLEAALSVYPVPVQDECHIEFKEKLSSQASVTYTLYDSTGFLITTGVGTDKIKIDMSAVPSGIYLLLVEKDGSTASKKIVKQ; translated from the coding sequence ATGGAAAAAATAATTGTGGCAGCTTGTATGCTGTTGGTAACATTTTTTGTCAGCGCAGAATCTATTGACTTAGGTCCGGATGATATAAAAAATACTCACGCAGATCCTTGTACGGCGCCTGTAATAATTGTTCAGCCTCGTCCGGTTAATGGAGGGAAATGCCTTAATTTTCTTCCGCAATTGATTGTGGATGCATTAAATGCCAGTTCTTACCAATGGTATAAAAATGATACTCCTATTGATGGTGCAACGCAGTATGTGTATTCGTTTAATAGTTCTGATGATTCAACAGACGTATTCAGAGTCGATGTTATAAATGCGTGTGCAACCATAATTTCCCAGACAACACGTGCAACAGGATTACCCTATGTGCTGCCATATATGATTATAAATGCATCACAAACAGCAGTAGGCATTGGCCAGTCAATTACTTTTACAACAGAACAGCTTACATACGGAGGCAGCTCACCTGAATACCGGTGGATGGTAAATTATAGTTATGTAGAAGGTGCAACCAATGATACATTTGTTTTACAATCCCCAGTAGACAATGATCGTGTTTATTGTGCAGTGAAAACAAATTACCCCTGCGCAGTTCCTTCGGAATTTTTGGTCGGGCCTATTACTGTTACTGTTTATAGCAGCATTGGTGCCGGTATAATAAGCTCAGATCAAACAGTCTGCCATACAGGTTTGCCAGACCCGATTATTGAAATTTCTCCTGTAACAGGAGAAACAGCTAATACTACGTATAACTGGCAAGTATCACCGGATGGTGTTGACTCATGGACGGATATACCTGGAGCTACAGAAACCGATTATGCACCGCAAATACCAGTAATAGCAGATGCGTATTATAGAAGAGTCGTAAAGGATGATTCATATCCGGAATTGAAAAATATGGCTGTCAGCAATGTTGTTGCAATCACTGTTACGCCCCTGGTTACGCCACACGTATCCATCGCTGGTTTTGGCAATTCAATTCCGTTGTGCACCCCTATAAACCTTTCTGCTCATGCAACAAACGGAGGCTTTGAGCCATCTTACCGCTGGATGAAAAATGGTGTAACAATTGATTGGATTCAGAATTATCCGGTGTTGATTGAAGATAATTATGCAGCCGGCGATATCTTTACTTGTGAGATGACCAGCAGTCTGGCATGTGTAACTATATCAAAAGTAGTTTCAAATCCAATTGAGGCAATCGTTCAGGCATACCCATCTGTTTCAATCAGTCTACATACACAAACTACTTTAACCGATGGGCAAGCCATAATTCTAAAAGCTGTTTCAGAAGAAAGTCCTTATTTTTTAGAATATACATGGTATAAAAATGGTCAGATCATTGGTGATCAAACGGAAACGTTAAGTACTACATATAAATCGGGAGATGTGTATACAGTAAAAATGAACGTTACATATTTTTGTCCAAAAACATATACTGTGGTTTCTGAACCGTTAATATTAGGTTCTGATTTCAGTACTGCAATCACAGGGCCGGTTTCAGTATTTCCGAACCAGACAGGAGTACACTATTCTGTACCTCAAAGAGTAGGTATGACTTATTATTGGACTGTACCGGATAATGCAGACATCGTTTCGGGTCAAGGGACACATTCCATTGTAGTTGATTTCGGAGTAAACGCGAACACGTTTAGTGCCAATCAGCGTACAGCGATAAATAATGCCATAACTGTAAAAGAAACAAACGCAAATGCTGTAAGTTCAACGCTTGCGTTACAAGTATCAATTATAACAGCTACACGAGACAGTAAACTTGAAGCTGCGTTATCGGTCTATCCGGTGCCGGTGCAGGATGAATGCCATATAGAATTTAAAGAAAAATTATCTTCCCAGGCATCTGTTACCTATACACTCTACGACTCAACAGGATTTTTAATTACAACCGGAGTAGGTACAGATAAAATTAAAATTGATATGTCCGCTGTTCCGTCGGGAATATATCTTTTATTGGTAGAAAAGGATGGAAGCACTGCCTCGAAAAAGATTGTGAAACAGTAA
- a CDS encoding monovalent cation:proton antiporter-2 (CPA2) family protein: MENNFLFQTVIYLSAAVVCVPIAKRFAMGSVLGYLLAGMLIGPFVLGFIGQEGKDIMHFAEFGVVMMLFLIGLELEPAHLWKIRKQILGVGLSQVLITTAVVMIIAIAASLAWQSALAIGFAFAMSSTAIVLQSLKEKGLMKAPSGQFSFAVLLFQDIAVIPILAILPLLVFLPVSIPQDAHSGGINDLPRWLQTASVLGAVGGIVLIGKYAIVPLLRVIAKTHMRELFTASALLIVVAIALLMQQVGLSPALGTFLAGVILANSEFKHELESDLEPFKGLLLGLFFIAVGASIDFSLVYEELLTIAILTFSIIIVKASILFAIGKKAKLSLDQNLIFAIGLSQVGEFAFVLFSFIGTHNILSKAQTDMMMAVTALSMTISPLLLIVLDKWILPKLHAADKEQTTKRADHIEERNNVLLVGFGHFGTTLARFLRANGVAATVLDNNSDQVDLLRKMGFNVFYGDATRIDILEAAGAAEASILIIAIDSPETNLEIVKIVKQHFPNLEIMVRSKNRMDAYELLDEGVSNIYREHLDTSIRLGVDVMKKLGYRTYSAFRAGQNFIKYDEAALRTLSQNRKNMKVYISDVREQIALQEELLQIDRQVVPSANDHAWDSREMREKIREMDNQKSV, from the coding sequence ATGGAAAACAACTTTTTATTTCAAACCGTTATTTATTTAAGTGCAGCAGTTGTCTGCGTGCCCATTGCAAAGCGTTTTGCGATGGGTTCTGTATTGGGTTACCTGCTGGCAGGTATGTTGATTGGTCCCTTCGTATTAGGTTTCATCGGGCAGGAAGGGAAAGATATCATGCACTTTGCTGAATTCGGCGTAGTGATGATGCTCTTCTTAATAGGCCTGGAGCTGGAACCGGCTCACCTCTGGAAAATACGCAAACAGATTTTGGGTGTTGGGCTTTCGCAGGTATTGATTACAACTGCTGTTGTAATGATCATCGCTATTGCTGCCAGTCTCGCCTGGCAGAGTGCGCTCGCGATCGGGTTTGCATTTGCCATGTCGTCAACCGCAATCGTATTGCAATCGTTAAAAGAAAAAGGATTAATGAAAGCACCATCAGGTCAGTTTTCATTTGCTGTTTTACTATTTCAGGATATTGCTGTAATTCCGATTCTCGCAATTTTACCCTTATTGGTTTTCCTGCCTGTAAGCATACCACAGGATGCACATAGTGGTGGTATTAATGATTTGCCGCGCTGGTTACAAACAGCTTCTGTACTTGGTGCAGTGGGAGGGATTGTATTGATCGGAAAATATGCAATTGTTCCTTTGCTGCGCGTGATTGCGAAAACACACATGCGTGAATTGTTTACCGCAAGTGCTTTATTGATCGTTGTTGCTATTGCCTTGCTGATGCAGCAGGTAGGGCTAAGCCCCGCATTAGGCACATTTCTGGCAGGTGTTATTTTAGCAAACAGCGAATTCAAACATGAACTGGAATCGGATCTGGAACCATTCAAAGGATTGCTGCTGGGCTTGTTCTTTATTGCTGTTGGCGCATCAATCGATTTCAGTCTGGTGTATGAAGAATTATTGACCATTGCAATACTTACCTTCAGTATTATTATAGTTAAAGCATCTATATTATTTGCGATCGGTAAGAAAGCAAAACTTTCGCTGGATCAGAATCTGATCTTTGCTATAGGTTTATCGCAGGTGGGAGAATTTGCGTTTGTCTTGTTTTCATTCATTGGTACACACAACATATTATCGAAAGCGCAGACAGATATGATGATGGCGGTTACAGCACTGAGTATGACCATAAGTCCCTTGCTATTGATTGTGCTGGATAAATGGATCCTGCCAAAGCTGCATGCTGCAGACAAAGAACAGACAACAAAAAGAGCAGATCATATCGAAGAGCGGAATAATGTGCTCCTGGTAGGTTTTGGGCATTTCGGAACAACGCTTGCACGCTTTCTCAGGGCAAATGGTGTTGCTGCAACTGTGCTCGACAATAATTCAGACCAGGTAGATTTGTTAAGAAAAATGGGCTTTAATGTTTTTTATGGAGATGCAACACGTATTGATATCCTGGAAGCAGCCGGAGCTGCGGAAGCTAGTATTCTCATTATTGCAATTGACTCTCCTGAAACCAATTTAGAGATTGTTAAAATTGTGAAACAACATTTTCCCAATCTGGAAATTATGGTGCGTTCTAAAAATAGAATGGATGCGTATGAACTATTGGATGAAGGTGTCAGCAATATTTACCGGGAACATTTGGATACATCTATTCGCTTGGGTGTTGATGTTATGAAGAAGTTAGGATACCGCACCTATTCTGCTTTTCGTGCCGGACAGAATTTTATTAAATATGATGAAGCGGCATTAAGGACATTATCGCAAAACAGAAAAAATATGAAAGTGTATATTTCGGATGTGCGGGAACAGATTGCATTACAGGAAGAATTATTGCAGATCGATCGGCAAGTAGTACCATCTGCAAATGATCATGCCTGGGATAGCAGAGAAATGCGTGAAAAAATCAGGGAAATGGACAATCAGAAATCAGTATAA
- a CDS encoding SprT-like domain-containing protein, which yields MRSTPDILRAHLPLASIDYAIELWRLGRFYFKASRDRETKLGDYTFDPRTKKHTITVNRGLNQYSFLVTYLHEVAHLVTTIRHGISVKPHGEEWQSAFKEVMYPILKPEVFPADVLLALHLHMFNEPSASSCGDVALMKVLSRYDKDADEYTFLEDLKVGDVFYIKNDSFKIEEFKTKRALCIQLSSGRKYSVAKAMKVKKDLSAS from the coding sequence ATGCGATCCACTCCGGATATTCTCCGTGCTCACCTGCCTCTGGCCTCCATTGATTATGCCATCGAACTCTGGCGGTTGGGCAGATTTTATTTTAAAGCCAGCCGCGACCGCGAAACCAAACTCGGTGATTATACTTTTGACCCCAGAACAAAAAAACATACCATCACAGTTAACAGAGGATTGAATCAATATTCGTTTCTTGTAACCTACTTACACGAAGTCGCACATTTGGTTACAACTATCCGGCACGGCATATCGGTAAAGCCGCACGGAGAGGAATGGCAGTCAGCATTTAAAGAAGTGATGTATCCGATTTTAAAACCGGAAGTATTTCCAGCGGATGTTCTGCTTGCTTTGCACTTACATATGTTTAATGAACCTTCCGCCTCTTCCTGCGGAGATGTAGCCTTGATGAAAGTGCTGAGCCGTTATGATAAAGATGCAGATGAATACACGTTCCTCGAAGATCTGAAAGTTGGTGATGTTTTTTACATTAAAAATGATTCGTTTAAAATAGAAGAATTTAAAACCAAACGAGCCCTTTGCATTCAGCTCAGCTCCGGAAGAAAGTACAGCGTTGCAAAAGCAATGAAAGTAAAAAAGGATCTTTCGGCATCATAG
- a CDS encoding LexA family protein, with protein MQIYNSLSQAIHPPIPLANGAVAAGFPSPAGDYLDSRIDIYEYLIQHPTATFYVRVKGNSMINAAIHDGDLLVVDRSVEPKNNQIVVAIIDGEFTVKRISKYNNKLYLIPENEKFKPIEITETMDFDVWGVVTYVIHKP; from the coding sequence ATGCAGATCTACAACAGCTTATCCCAAGCCATACACCCGCCAATTCCATTGGCAAATGGTGCAGTTGCAGCCGGTTTCCCAAGTCCGGCGGGCGACTACTTAGACAGCAGGATCGATATTTACGAATATCTTATCCAGCACCCGACAGCAACCTTTTATGTACGTGTAAAAGGAAATTCTATGATCAACGCAGCTATTCACGATGGTGATCTGCTGGTGGTCGACCGCTCGGTTGAACCTAAAAACAATCAGATTGTAGTAGCTATTATTGATGGTGAATTTACTGTCAAACGCATCAGCAAATACAACAACAAACTCTACCTCATTCCCGAGAACGAAAAATTCAAACCCATTGAGATCACTGAAACCATGGACTTTGACGTATGGGGCGTAGTAACATATGTGATTCATAAACCATAA
- the era gene encoding GTPase Era yields the protein MNHSETHKAGFVSIIGRPNAGKSTLMNCLVGERLSIITPKAQTTRHRVMGIINDPEFQIVYSDTPGVIEPKYELQKSMMRFVDFSLEDADMILWVLDVKDPEDHALVLQRLNNVEVPVLLVLNKIDLSTQEEIDALVEKWKAEFPKADSILAVSALKNFNSDMVLKWVLSHLPQHPPFYDKDELTDKPERFFASEIFREKIFKNYSKEIPYSSEVLIESFKDQKDLLRIQAVIIVERDSQKGIVIGQGGEALKRTATQARKSMEEFFGKKVFLETFVKVEPDWRSKEFYLRQFGYKLD from the coding sequence ATGAATCACTCAGAAACACATAAAGCGGGTTTTGTCAGTATTATTGGCAGGCCAAATGCCGGTAAATCAACCTTAATGAATTGCCTGGTAGGAGAGCGCTTGTCTATCATTACACCAAAAGCCCAGACTACGCGCCACCGCGTGATGGGTATTATCAATGATCCTGAATTTCAGATCGTATACTCAGATACGCCCGGAGTAATTGAGCCGAAATATGAACTTCAGAAGTCGATGATGCGTTTTGTAGACTTTTCGCTGGAAGACGCCGATATGATTCTGTGGGTATTGGATGTAAAAGATCCGGAAGACCATGCACTGGTATTGCAGCGCCTCAACAATGTAGAAGTACCGGTATTGCTGGTGCTGAATAAAATCGATCTTTCTACGCAGGAAGAAATAGATGCATTGGTTGAGAAATGGAAAGCAGAATTCCCTAAGGCAGATTCTATCTTAGCAGTATCTGCTTTGAAAAACTTCAATTCGGATATGGTGTTGAAATGGGTATTGTCTCATTTACCGCAACATCCGCCGTTTTATGATAAAGATGAACTGACAGATAAGCCTGAGCGTTTTTTTGCATCGGAGATTTTCAGAGAAAAAATATTTAAAAATTACAGCAAAGAAATTCCGTATAGTTCGGAAGTATTGATAGAGTCTTTTAAAGACCAGAAAGATCTGTTGCGCATACAGGCAGTTATTATTGTAGAGCGTGATTCACAGAAAGGAATTGTGATTGGACAAGGTGGTGAGGCCTTGAAACGTACGGCGACCCAGGCCCGTAAATCCATGGAAGAATTCTTCGGCAAAAAAGTTTTTCTGGAAACATTTGTAAAAGTAGAGCCAGACTGGCGAAGTAAAGAGTTTTATTTACGTCAGTTCGGGTATAAATTAGATTAA
- a CDS encoding NAD(P)H-dependent oxidoreductase — MKKVLILFAHPRMEKSRANTTLLKHIPSAENITFHDLYELYPDFNIDVEAEKQLLLLHDIIIWQHPFYWYSCPPLMKQWIDMVLEFGWAYGPGGTALKDKIIFNAITTGGANATYNAGGHNRFTMQEYLRPFEQTAHLCKMIYFPPFLVQGSHRLTDEELQRFSQQYVILLTKMSQGNFEEAHMKDITFLNEICVKPR; from the coding sequence ATGAAGAAAGTATTAATCCTCTTTGCCCATCCGCGCATGGAAAAGTCCAGAGCGAATACAACACTGCTGAAACATATTCCTTCAGCAGAAAATATTACGTTTCATGATCTGTATGAATTATATCCGGACTTCAATATTGATGTAGAAGCAGAAAAACAATTACTGCTTCTACACGATATCATTATCTGGCAGCATCCGTTTTACTGGTACAGCTGCCCGCCGCTTATGAAACAGTGGATCGATATGGTGCTGGAGTTTGGCTGGGCATATGGTCCTGGCGGAACGGCGTTAAAAGATAAAATAATTTTTAACGCGATCACGACAGGCGGTGCCAATGCTACGTATAATGCCGGCGGACATAACCGGTTTACCATGCAGGAATATCTGAGGCCCTTTGAACAGACAGCACATTTGTGCAAGATGATCTATTTTCCTCCATTTCTTGTGCAGGGTTCACACCGGCTTACAGATGAAGAGCTGCAGCGCTTTTCACAGCAATATGTGATTTTACTTACTAAAATGTCGCAAGGAAATTTCGAAGAAGCGCACATGAAAGATATTACTTTTTTAAATGAAATTTGTGTAAAGCCACGTTAA
- the purU gene encoding formyltetrahydrofolate deformylase — MIIIIDCEDQKGLIHKITGVLAGLNLNITENREFVEKQRNRFLMRTVVEGDIDAAVLRAALEAVLPADHSLLVSNGELKKMVIMVTKEEHCLTELISKYYFGNLKVNLVAVIGNHQHLKAYTEKFNIPYHFISHEDKSRETHEAELLDCLKQYNPDYIVLAKFMRILSEEFTSQYPSRMINIHHSFLPAFKGANPYRQAYERGVKIIGATAHFVNQDLDEGPIIHQEVIPVDHSLSPMEMAAAGKDVEKLVLAKALQLVLEQKVYVSANKTVIF, encoded by the coding sequence ATGATTATTATTATCGATTGCGAGGACCAGAAAGGGTTAATTCATAAAATTACAGGCGTATTGGCAGGGTTGAACCTTAATATTACCGAGAACAGGGAATTTGTTGAAAAACAGCGCAATCGGTTTTTAATGCGTACAGTTGTAGAAGGAGATATCGATGCGGCGGTTTTACGTGCGGCGCTGGAAGCCGTTTTACCGGCTGATCACAGCTTGCTGGTAAGCAACGGAGAATTGAAAAAAATGGTTATTATGGTAACCAAAGAAGAGCATTGCTTAACCGAGCTGATCAGTAAATATTACTTCGGCAACCTGAAGGTAAATCTGGTAGCGGTTATCGGAAACCACCAGCATTTAAAGGCCTATACGGAGAAGTTTAACATTCCGTACCACTTCATTTCACATGAAGATAAAAGCCGCGAAACACACGAAGCAGAATTGCTGGACTGCCTGAAACAATACAATCCGGATTACATTGTGCTGGCAAAGTTTATGCGTATTCTGAGTGAAGAATTTACATCGCAGTATCCGTCCCGCATGATCAATATTCACCATAGTTTCTTGCCGGCATTTAAAGGCGCAAACCCATACAGACAGGCATATGAGCGTGGTGTAAAAATTATCGGAGCCACGGCGCATTTTGTAAACCAGGACCTGGATGAAGGACCGATCATTCACCAGGAAGTGATTCCGGTAGATCATTCCCTGAGCCCCATGGAAATGGCTGCTGCAGGTAAAGACGTGGAAAAACTCGTGCTGGCGAAAGCGCTGCAGCTCGTACTGGAACAGAAGGTATATGTAAGCGCCAATAAGACGGTCATATTTTAA
- a CDS encoding GNAT family N-acetyltransferase — translation MKKTSVSDIKVVVAGPEHKHLAEAIVDEMAESAKARGTGIAKRSPDYIRQKMDEGKAIIAVTKAGEFAGFCYIESWSHGKYVANSGLIVAPDFRQYGLATKIKEKAFELSRKKFPDAKLFGLTTSAAVMKINSELGYRPAHYTELTNDETFWKGCSSCINYEILKSKDRKMCMCTAMVYDPEEKKKKKWDFITESKLWERWQRLKNHKLLKSFGKGSDKILSFLGLA, via the coding sequence ATGAAAAAAACAAGCGTATCTGATATTAAAGTAGTAGTAGCAGGACCAGAACATAAACATTTAGCTGAAGCCATCGTTGATGAAATGGCTGAAAGTGCAAAAGCCCGCGGAACAGGTATTGCCAAGCGTAGCCCCGACTACATCCGTCAGAAAATGGATGAAGGCAAAGCTATTATTGCCGTTACCAAAGCAGGCGAGTTTGCAGGTTTTTGTTATATTGAATCCTGGAGTCACGGTAAATACGTGGCTAACTCCGGCTTGATTGTAGCTCCTGACTTCCGTCAGTATGGCTTGGCGACCAAAATCAAAGAAAAGGCGTTTGAATTATCGCGTAAAAAATTCCCTGATGCTAAGTTATTCGGATTAACAACCTCTGCGGCTGTTATGAAGATCAACTCAGAACTGGGCTACAGACCTGCGCATTATACCGAGCTTACCAACGATGAAACCTTCTGGAAAGGGTGTTCCAGCTGCATCAATTATGAGATCCTGAAAAGCAAGGACCGTAAGATGTGCATGTGTACGGCCATGGTGTACGATCCGGAAGAAAAGAAAAAGAAAAAATGGGATTTCATTACGGAATCAAAACTTTGGGAAAGATGGCAACGCTTAAAAAATCACAAGCTGCTGAAGTCTTTTGGCAAGGGTAGTGATAAGATATTGTCGTTTCTTGGATTGGCGTAA